Proteins encoded together in one Chaetodon auriga isolate fChaAug3 chromosome 20, fChaAug3.hap1, whole genome shotgun sequence window:
- the mrtfab gene encoding myocardin related transcription factor Ab isoform X7 has translation MIMLDTNHCLSFEPSPLDSPPMGDDMEKARLLMDHDRQVYHSLKEVLQLKLQQRRTREELVSQGIMPPLKSPAAFHEQRRSLERARTEDYLKRKIRSRPERSELVRMHILEETSAEPSLQAKQLQLKRARLADDLNDKISHRPGPIELVHKNILSVSCPVHSPLDSPKGAGGESSSLDEDSSDAPSPDQPTNHDSPLSAVPQLSPSDALTQNGDMSPPQVITQSPPPPPPPPPPPPQVNGSDSPLFPKVTNGMMVTSANSRPSAGHVKQSQAKTTSDRPPQRPKKPKDSKPKVKKLKYHQYIPPDQKADKERPPQMDSSYAKLLHQQQLFLQLQILNQQQQHYNYHTILPAPPKPPSEQPPTTNSGPSPSRSVPSTTTPTPSNQSGTARQSQTAVGGAKPSTLPANLDEFKVAELKQELKLRGLTVSGTKNDLIERLRNYQEQNGGATAVLKNGILQPGQQGVNTAANAVTCSPTTTTTPDHQSGEGGFKLALSSLAQVVPGRVMRFGSTSSSPPVSPTPSERSLAGMSPDETSCNGDMFGEMVSSPLTQLTLHPSPQHPSNISPLSQSLSKVKEEIQSSCSLSRPSPAPCQLPEPPPGVATDIMDKDQMLQEKDKQIEELTRMLRQKQRLVETLRSQLEQGKMAGGIVLDKDGSDKSRTSPEVKLQTLIKASAIQPPTLPNGIVVKVKQEVETDQEMEGVAEEAQTKTPAQPMQCSQETLLRLQQIHRLQVQQAEQQKQTLQQGQVQQQKVAEAKSSPQKLQQQKKEAQMLLHQQQQLQQLIIQQTQQKQLQAQQKLAQQKLAQQKLSQQKLVQQNQLKQTQGHQQGQQKTQLQLKQVQVQIQKPAVNQAQQRKPLKAQQRQQQRQQTAAVTTQQVAPVFINQQNGTQIHTQAISLDLLKANGTPTLVTDSNGNHYLIALTSGTTDGQNGVSSLAKTNGRITLQRLQSTPSKLPSTDSQSKEQPEAEPVSQPIRKGQKAGLHVDTNCLPQTSLSVTAPPNLQPFFDDMSDSESQSNFSSLKENGVNSQQMDDLFDILLRSGEIPGFKANPDPSLAPLHSDPPSPSSPPSPLHLSPPTPTEPLVSPQPAVGESCTGSGRLEDFLESTTGAPLLGMEPDGGLTLIDDFHSQMLSTPSILDHPPSPMDTSDLGFSPHSTGLDFGDPTLDSMDWLDISMVGSSSGGNRGSGAGRGGGGGGGGGPAGDGGTSLAPLAPHTPPSVFSTDFLDSTDLQLHWESCL, from the exons CACTGAAGAGCCCGGCGGCCTTTCACGAACAGCGGAGGAGTCTGGAGCGAGCAAGG ACTGAGGACTATCTGAAGAGGAAGATCCGGAGTCGTCCCGAGCGCTCTGAGCTGGTCAGGATGCACATTCTGGAAG AGACGTCTGCAGAGCCGTCCCTGCAGgccaagcagctgcagctgaagcgaGCGCGATTGGCCGACGACCTAAACGACAAGATCTCCCACAGACCAGGTCCCATCGAGCTGGTTCACAAAAACATCCTGTCGGTCAGCTGCCCTGTGCACTCCCCGCTGG aTTCTCCGAAGGGGGCCGGGGGAGAGAGCTCGTCTCTCGATGAAGACAGCAGTGATGCTCCGTCGCCAGACCAGCCAACCAATCACGACTCTCCTCTGAGCGCCGTCCCTCAGCTGTCCCCCTCCGATGCACTCACCCAGAACGGGGACATGTCCCCCCCGCAG GTCATTACACAgtcccctcctccacctcctccaccacctcctcctcctcctcaggtgaaTGGGTCAGACTCCCCCCTATTCCCAAAAGTGACAAATGGGATGATGGTGACCTCAGCAAACTCCCGCCCCTCTGCCGGACATGTCAAG CAGTCTCAGGCTAAGACGACTTCAGACCGTCCTCCGCAGAGACCTAAGAAACCAAAGGACAGCAAACCCAAG gTGAAGAAGCTGAAGTACCACCAGTACATCCCTCCCGACCAGAAGGCAGACAAAGAGCGTCCGCCCCAGATGGACTCGTCTTACGCGaagctcctccaccagcagcagctcttcctgcagctgcagatcctcaaccagcaacagcagcactaCAACTACCACACCATCCTGCCCGCCCCTCCCAA GCCACCAAGTGAGCAGCCTCCCACAACCAATTCTGGCCCTTCCCCCTCCCGCAGCGTTCCTTCGACGACCACCCCGACCCCCTCCAATCAGAGCGGCACTGCCCGGCAGAGCCAAACTGCGGTGGGCGGAGCCAAACCAAGCACTCTGCCGGCCAACCTGGATGAGTTCAAA GTCGCTGAGCTGAAACAGGAACTGAAATTGCGCGGTCTGACCGTCTCAGGCACCAAGAACGACCTCATCGAGAGGCTCCGCAACTACCAGGAGCAAAATGGTGGCGCCACAGCTGTTCTGAAAAATGGCATCTTGCAGCCCGGCCAGCAGGGTGTGAACACAGCTGCTAACGCCGTCACATGTTCTCCAACCACGACTACCACCCCTGACCACCAATCAGGAGAGGGTGGCTTTAAGTTAGCTTTGTCGTCACTGGCTCAGGTGGTTCCAGGGCGGGTCATGAGATTTGGCAGCACCAGCTCCAGCCCTCCGGTGTCCCCAACTCCATCTGAGAGGTCGTTGGCAGGGATGAGTCCAGATGAGACGAGCTGTAACGGAGACATGTTTGGAGAGATG GTGAGCTCACCCCTGACTCAACTCACCCTCCACCCATCTCCTCAGCACCCATCAAACATCTCCCCGCTCTCACAGTCTCTCTCCAAGGTCAAAGAGGAGATCCAGAGCTCATGCAGCCTCTCCAGACCTTCCCCTGCCCCATGTCAGCTTCCAGAGCCCCCGCCTGGAGTCGCCACGGACATTATGGACAAGGACCAGATGCTCCAGGAGAAGGACAAACAGATCGAGGAGTTGACCAGGATGCTGAGGCAGAAACAGAGGCTGGTGGAGACCCTCAGGTCCCAGCTGGAGCAGGGCAAGATGGCAGGTGGAATAGTGTTGGACAAGGACGGAAGCGACAAGAGCAGAACATCTCCAGAGGTCAAGCTTCAAACTCTGATAAAAGCCTCCGCCATTCAGCCCCCCACTCTGCCTAACGGCATCGTAGTGAAGGTGAAGCAGGAGGTGGAGACTGACCAGGAGATGGAAGGAGTAGCAGAGGAGGCCCAGACAAAGACCCCAGCCCAGCCGATGCAGTGCTCTCAGGAGACTCTGCTCCGGCTGCAGCAGATTCATCGGCTGCAGGTTCAGCAAGctgaacagcagaaacagacgcTGCAGCAGGGTCAGGTGCAACAGCAGAAAGTGGCAGAGGCTAAGTCGAGCCCTCAAAaactacagcagcagaagaaagaagCCCAAATGCtgctccatcagcagcagcaactacAGCAACTTATCATACAGCAAACCCAACAGAAACAGCTCCAGGCCCAGCAGAAGTTAGCACAGCAGAAACTCGCCCAACAGAAACTCAGTCAACAGAAGCTGGTGCAGCAGAACCAGCTCAAACAAACTCAAGGGCATCAGCAGGGCCAGCAGAAGACCCAGCTTCAGCTGAAGCAGGTTCAGGTGCAGATCCAGAAGCCTGCAGTGAACCAAGCCCAGCAGAGGAAGCCGCTGAAGGctcagcagcggcagcagcagaggcagcagacgGCAGCGGTCACCACACAGCAG GTGGCTCCGGTCTTCATCAACCAACAGAACGGCACTCAGATCCACACTCAGGCCATTTCTTTAGACCTCCTCAAGGCAAATGGCACGCCAACACTGGTTACCGACAGCAACGGCAACCACTACCTGATCGCTCTCACCAGTGGAACCACAGATGGGCAGAACGGAGTGTCCTCATTGGCCAAAACCAACGGACGCATCACGCTGCAG AGATTGCAGTCAACTCCAAGTAAACTCCCCAGCActgacagccaatcaaaagAGCAGCCAGAGGCCGAGCCTGTGAGCCAACCAATCAGAAAG GGACAGAAGGCGGGACTGCACGTGGACACCAATTGCCTGCCGCAGACCAGCCTGTCAGTCACCGCTCCGCCCAATCTGCAGCCTTTCTTCGACGACATGTCAGACAGTGAAAGCCAAAGCAACTTCTCATCTCTCAAG gagaATGGCGTGAACAGTCAGCAGATGGACGACCTGTTTGACATCCTGCTGAGGAGTGGAG AAATCCCTGGCTTCAAGGCCAACCCGGACCCTTCCCTCGCCCCTCTCCACTCTGACCCGCCCTCCCCATCTTCTCCGCCgtcccccctccacctctcccctccCACCCCTACGGAGCCCCTCGTCTCCCCCCAGCCTGCTGTGGGAGAGTCCTGCACAGGCAGCGGACGCCTGGAAGACTTCCTGGAGAGCACCACGGGCGCCCCGCTGCTGGGCATGGAGCCCGACGGCGGCCTGACGCTGATCGACGACTTTCACAGCCAAATGCTGAGCACGCCCAGCATCCTGGAccaccctccctctcccatGGACACATCCGACCTGGGCTTCTCCCCACATTCTACGGGGCTGGACTTTGGCGACCCCACCCTGGACAGCATGGACTGGCTGGATATCTCCATGGTGGGGAGCTCAAGCGGAGGGAACAGGGGCAGCGGGGcggggagaggtggaggaggaggaggaggaggagggccagCTGGTGACGGGGGGACGAGCCTGGCCCCGCTGGCGCCGCACACTCCGCCGAGCGTCTTCTCGACCGATTTTCTGGACAGCACGGACCTGCAGCTGCACTGGGAGTCGTGTCTGTAG